The following coding sequences lie in one Arachis ipaensis cultivar K30076 chromosome B05, Araip1.1, whole genome shotgun sequence genomic window:
- the LOC107641176 gene encoding protein MAIN-LIKE 1-like: MSGGGVNAEENLNWLDEHHIAAHLFQKPTRVLTPHGTLVDVFTVDPADPSMEIRRQRLEPYLRRTGFYHAALIKRFEYDNPLISAFVERWRPETHTFHLPWGECTVTREDVAMQLGLPVDGQPVSGTLRSWSKFHQRDIWEWCHELLGEVPAGHVGTTKFNIKLKWLRTRLQ; the protein is encoded by the exons atgagtGGGGGAGGGGTTAACGCAGAGGAGAACTTGAACTGGTTAGATGAACATCATATAGCGGCTCATTTATTCCAAAAG CCGACACGTGTCCTTACTCCTCATGGCACGCTCGTAGATGTTTTCACGGTGGATCCTGCGGATCCAAGCATGGAAATTAGGCGGCAGAGGCTTGAGCCTTATCTGAGACGCACGGGATTTTACCACGCCGCTTTGATCAAGCGCTTCGAGTACGACAATCCACTTATTAGTGCCTTCGTTGAACGATGGCGACCGGAGACACACACCTTCCACCTCCCTTGGGGCGAGTGTACGGTAACCCGGGAGGATGTAGCAATGCAGTTAGGGTTACCTGTTGATGGTCAGCCCGTTAGTGGTACTTTGAGGTCATGGAGCAAGTTTCACCAAAGAGATATTTGGGAATGGTGTCATGAACTTCTAGGTGAGGTTCCCGCGGGCCACGTAGGGACAACAAAGTTCAACATAAAGTTGAAGTGGCTCAGAACTCGTCTTCAGTAG
- the LOC107641178 gene encoding uncharacterized protein LOC107641178 gives MSQDHAQLDSNVICQHIFPMVHADATICVKVLQGSVESAYGYKVSYKKVWHAKQKVIARIYGDWDESYDQLRRYFNALQAFVPGTIVDLQTVPYYVGNMLDRESVMFHQVFWSFPSCVQAFRHCKPLVSVDGTHLYERKNTDSWYFFLTNLRRHVATRPGVLLISDRHAAIKAALEREGCGWDHNAYCVRHIASNFATSFKSKEAKRHLVNAAYSKTQEQAQYYLELISSEDPIASPQMMGWIRGLEPPKWLQHLDEGRRYGHMTTNLSECINSVLKGTRNLPVCAIVKSTYHRLNELFVVKGQQAQAQIASGQVFSQFLQKAILANREGISQMLVTSYDRATTVFTVNEIAAAGVQSRFRVNLQFRRCDCGYFQALHYPCAHALAACAMRDSSGNSM, from the exons ATGTCTCAAGACCACGCTCAACTAGATAGCAATGTGATATGCCAGCACATATTCCCCATGGTGCATGCTGATGCGACTATTTGTGTAAAGGTGTTGCAAGGATCGGTAGAGTCAGCGTACGGGTACAAGGTGTCTTACAAGAAGGTTTGGCACGCGAAGCAGAAGGTAATCGCAAGGATCTATGGTGATTGGGACGAGTCGTATGACCAACTGCGCAGATACTTCAATGCGCTGCAAGCTTTCGTCCCAG GGACAATTGTTGACCTCCAAACGGTTCCATACTATGTCGGAAACATGCTTGACCGTGAAAGTGTCATGTTTCACCAGGTCTTCTGGTCGTTCCCTTCGTGTGTTCAAGCGTTTAGGCATTGCAAGCCGCTGGTGTCAGTAGACGGAACACACCTGTACG AAAGAAAGAACACAGATTCATGGTACTTCTTTCTGACTAATTTGAGGAGACATGTAGCGACTAGGCCAGGAGTTCTTCTTATCTCCGACAGGCATGCTGCAATAAAGGCCGCGTTGGAGCGTGAAGGATGTGGTTGGGATCACAATGCTTACTGTGTACGACATATTGCCTCCAACTTCGCAACAAGTTTCAAGAGTAAGGAAGCCAAAAGACACCTGGTTAATGCCGCTTATTCGAAGACCCAAGAGCAGGCGCAGTACTATCTTGAGTTAATTAGCAGCGAGGATCCCATAGCATCACCGCAGATGATGGGTTGGATACGAGGGTTAGAGCCACCTAAATGGCTACAGCACCTTGATGAGGGCCGACGATATGGTCACATGACGACCAATCTTTCTGAGTGTATCAACTCCGTTCTGAAGGGCACTAGAAATCTACCAGTCTGTGCAATTGTCAAGTCTACCTACCATCGCCTAAATGAGTTATTCGTCGTGAAGGGTCAGCAAGCACAAGCGCAGATTGCAAGCGGTCAGGTGTTCTCACAGTTCCTGCAGAAAGCCATATTAGCGAACCGTGAGGGAATTTCTCAAATGTTAGTGACGTCGTACGATAGAGCCACAACCGTATTCACAGTCAACGAGATAGCTGCTGCAGGGGTGCAGTCTCGGTTTAGGGTTAACCTTCAGTTTCGTAGATGTGACTGTGGTTACTTCCAGGCATTACACTACCCATGTGCTCATGCTCTAGCCGCTTGCGCTATGCGAGACTCGAGTGGCAACAGTATGTAG